In one Lujinxingia vulgaris genomic region, the following are encoded:
- the metK gene encoding methionine adenosyltransferase — MSQNFIFTSESVSEGHPDKIADQISDSVLDAILAQDPKSRVACETVVNTGLVLLVGEISTRATVDYTKIARNTIERIGYKEARYGFDHKSCSVMVALDEQSPDIAQGVDAEHGVVSEQGAGDQGIMFGYACDETDQLMPMPIMYSHQLVEHLAHVRKFGGMDCFGPDSKSQVSVRYEEGRPVAIDAVVVSTQHTEDMTIEQVREAVMETVIKKVLPAQLLSPETKFHINPTGKFVIGGPVGDAGLTGRKIIVDTYGGMGRHGGGAFSGKDPSKVDRSAAYMARYVAKNLVAAGFAERLEVQLSYAIGVAEPVSIMVNTFGTGKVDEEKIEALIPQFFDLKPAGIIESLDLLKPVYSETAAYGHFGRPQFTWERTDKAEALRNAL; from the coding sequence ATGTCCCAGAACTTCATTTTCACCTCGGAGTCGGTCTCCGAGGGACACCCCGACAAAATCGCCGATCAGATCTCCGACAGTGTTCTCGACGCCATCCTGGCGCAGGACCCCAAGAGCCGCGTGGCCTGTGAGACGGTGGTCAACACCGGCCTTGTGCTGCTCGTCGGTGAGATCTCCACCCGGGCGACGGTCGACTATACGAAGATCGCACGCAACACCATCGAGCGCATCGGCTACAAAGAGGCCCGCTACGGCTTCGACCATAAGAGCTGCTCGGTGATGGTGGCGCTCGATGAGCAGAGCCCGGATATCGCCCAGGGCGTCGACGCCGAGCACGGCGTGGTCAGTGAGCAGGGCGCCGGCGACCAGGGCATCATGTTCGGGTATGCCTGCGATGAGACCGACCAGCTCATGCCCATGCCGATCATGTACTCCCACCAGCTCGTCGAGCACCTGGCGCACGTGCGCAAGTTCGGCGGCATGGACTGCTTCGGCCCGGACTCCAAGAGCCAGGTCTCGGTGCGCTACGAAGAGGGCCGCCCGGTCGCGATTGACGCGGTCGTGGTCTCGACCCAGCACACCGAAGACATGACCATCGAGCAGGTCCGCGAAGCGGTGATGGAGACGGTCATCAAGAAGGTGCTCCCGGCGCAACTTCTCAGCCCGGAGACGAAGTTCCACATCAACCCCACCGGCAAGTTCGTGATCGGTGGCCCGGTGGGCGACGCCGGCCTGACCGGCCGCAAGATCATCGTCGACACCTACGGGGGCATGGGCCGCCACGGTGGCGGCGCGTTCAGCGGCAAGGACCCCAGCAAGGTGGACCGCTCCGCGGCCTACATGGCGCGCTACGTGGCCAAGAACCTCGTGGCCGCAGGCTTTGCCGAGCGCCTGGAAGTACAGCTCTCCTACGCCATCGGCGTGGCCGAGCCGGTGAGCATCATGGTCAACACCTTCGGCACCGGCAAAGTGGACGAAGAGAAGATCGAGGCGCTCATCCCGCAGTTCTTCGACCTGAAGCCGGCCGGCATCATTGAGAGCCTGGACCTGCTCAAGCCGGTCTACAGCGAGACGGCCGCCTACGGGCACTTCGGCCGCCCCCAGTTCACCTGGGAGCGCACCGACAAGGCCGAGGCGCTGCGTAACGCGCTTTGA
- a CDS encoding ABC transporter ATP-binding protein, with protein sequence MSEQGRGLPPLLRLDGVGARVGDRTLFEGLSFSVEAGVAWAVVGPNGVGKTTLMRAIAGVRAADEGQVWLGDRELSEYTRREIARGVAVVPQSSSPVFEFSALEFVLMGLHASRPRFSLPSSADRQRALDALARLEVDALANRPVSSLSGGERQRVVMARALVADAPLWLLDEPTANLDLRHQLRLLEVMRQHVDQGGAAVAVLHDLNLVHRTFDRVLLLASGRALGWGPPDEVLNEEDVSEAFGLPMRRVQVEGRQVWLA encoded by the coding sequence ATGAGCGAGCAAGGACGCGGACTTCCGCCGCTGCTGCGCCTCGACGGTGTGGGCGCACGTGTCGGCGATCGCACGCTCTTTGAGGGCTTGAGTTTCAGCGTTGAGGCGGGTGTTGCCTGGGCGGTCGTGGGGCCCAACGGGGTGGGGAAGACGACGCTGATGCGCGCCATCGCCGGGGTGCGCGCCGCCGATGAGGGGCAGGTGTGGCTGGGTGACCGGGAGCTCTCGGAGTATACGCGTCGCGAGATCGCCCGGGGGGTGGCGGTCGTCCCCCAGAGCTCCTCGCCAGTCTTTGAGTTCAGCGCGCTGGAGTTCGTATTGATGGGACTTCACGCCAGCCGCCCCCGCTTCAGCCTGCCCTCGTCGGCGGATCGGCAGCGCGCGCTTGACGCGCTCGCGCGCCTTGAGGTCGACGCGCTGGCCAATCGCCCCGTCTCTTCGCTCAGCGGTGGGGAGCGCCAGCGGGTGGTGATGGCCCGCGCGCTCGTTGCCGATGCGCCTCTCTGGCTTCTCGATGAGCCCACGGCAAACCTCGACCTTCGTCATCAGCTCAGGCTGCTGGAGGTCATGCGTCAACATGTGGATCAGGGGGGCGCGGCGGTGGCGGTGCTGCACGACTTAAACCTCGTGCACCGCACCTTCGACCGGGTCTTGCTGCTGGCGTCGGGGCGCGCGCTGGGGTGGGGTCCGCCCGATGAGGTGCTCAATGAAGAAGATGTGAGCGAGGCCTTCGGGCTTCCCATGCGCCGCGTCCAGGTGGAAGGGCGCCAGGTGTGGCTGGCCTGA